The following nucleotide sequence is from Bombina bombina isolate aBomBom1 chromosome 11, aBomBom1.pri, whole genome shotgun sequence.
aggattaaagtaaattgtaaagttgtttaaaattacatgccctatctgaatcatgaaggtttaatattgactagactatccctttaatggtgcaCATTATGCAAACATATTAATTGTATTAgggatattaaatatttttttaacatttaagtagtttatataaaaataaattgttataaaataTTTGTACAAATTGTATGTACATATTAAATGTAATCTGTACGGCTAGaagctttattaaaaaaacaataagggGGACAAGGACAAAAACATGGTCAACCGCTATTCAAATACACCGGTACGGCATAAGCAACCTCAGGAGCAGGTGTTATAGCGACTAAACTAGGACAATTATTCCATACTGTGGAATCAGAATTAATTTGAAGAATTATTTTGTTTCAAGAACAAAGTCCCATTTTTTCATATAATTTCTAAGTGAATGCAGCTTATTTCTTTATATCTCTGATTATTCCAATTCAATATAACTCCTGCACAGGGTTTGCAGATTCAAATTCatagccattaaaaaaaaaacttaatagagAGATTATTCTATGATGGTGCTTGAATATTAAATACTATAATCAGAAGTTAACACAACCAACTGCTCTTAATCTTGCAGAATTGAACTACAGCAAATGATACTATTGATTAGCTGAAGTCATGCAGAGAAAACTCAACACATTAGCATGATGGCTTCCTTAGATAGAATACAAAAACAGGTCACTTCTGCTTAGCTGCCTGCACTCAAGTGATATGTTGTCTTTTTCCCAAGCTTGCACTCACACCTACTGAAAATTCCCATGTGCCCTTGCACTAGCTTGGAAACCCCTATGCAGAATCCTGcgggccgggctcctggaactcacggcCGGCCTCGTCCGCCCCGGCTGCCTCCCCGAAATTCGGACCGGGCTCCCGGAACTCCCGCCGGGATAGGGTAGGCCCCGCTGCCTCCCTGCCCGCGCCGCTCTCTCTTGCTGCTTCCCCATCTCTGGGCAGGAGGCTCCCCCGGGGACGTCGCGCCGGCGTCGGCGGGCTGGGAGAGGGCTCGTAGTCCTGCGGGCGCCCCGGAACTCTCGTCGGGCCAGCCCGTCCCCGGTCCCGCTCCCTTCGCTTCGTGGCATGGGAAGGAGGTAGGAAGCGAGCTCCCCGCGGCCGCCGAGCCTACCCCGGCTTCCCCGCTCGCAGGACGGGTCCCCGGGAGGCTGAGGGGAACCCCCGCCCCGGAAGTGGCGCCCCCCGGTGGCCGTTAACGGTAGCGAGCTCCCCGCGGCCCCCGAGCCTACCCCGGACTCCCCGCTCGGAGGACGGGTCCCCGGGAGGCTGAGGGGAACCGCCGCCCCGGAAGTGGCAGGATTCTTCTTCACCATCCAAACACCAAGGAGATTagggatcacttaaagggacattccagccaaaattggaatacacatggatacatttcagatttgaatagaagcagtttttaatatacacgtattagcaaaaatgcttctaataaaagctatagatgtttcaaatgtgtatctaagtatgcaccgtgcaccagcattttaaatacagcacttgcccAGAGAGCCTAAGGTAATTGTAACATCTGGaattgactcaatttgttaattgctgatatgatacaagccccactggcactctgagcagctgcattatttaaaatgctcatgcacagagaatatctaactatgctttacatgcacgtgcagagacaaatgttaacactaaaacactgataactcttactagaagcatttttgccagtacatgtatattgtaatgtttctattcaaagatgtaattcatctatgtgcatttacattttctccggaaaatgtccctttaaaaggacataaaaccccatagtttctatcattattcagatagaacatacaattttaaacaactgtcctatttacttctattatagacttttttgttgttttattattatcctttgttgaaaatcaggaaagtaaccttaggagtgtgcacgtatctgcagaactatatggtagcagttttgcaacaatgttatacattagcactagatggcagcactgtttcctgtcatgtagtacagaaatgtgcacactacctacctaggtatctcttcagcaaagaagagaacgaaaaaaaaatgatgaagtaaattggaaactttttgtaaaattgtattcgctactgaatcatgaaataatttttggggtttcacgtccctttaacatgTATTGACAAAATGAAATCAAATGCACCAATAgccataacaaacaaacaaacaaaaaccaagTAAAATCACTCACAAACTCTTATTTAATAAAGTCCATCAAAATACAGATTAATTAAATGTcataaaaaaaagtcacattaaaaaatggCAGCAAACAGCTATAAGCAGAAGGTGTAATTAGCGTATTTATCACAAATGTTTTAAATTAATTGAGGGCACAACTACCTGGGTAGCTTGCATGGGAACATGCGCACGTTacttatctaggtatctcttcaacaaagaataacatgagaatgaagcaaatttgataatagaaataaatgaaaactgtttaaaaattgtattctctgtctgaatagcgaaagaaaagttttgggtttcatgtccctttaagctagttttCACAGGGTTTTGGACTTCTAAAGCGCTGAACTCTTGAAAACCGTTTTCCAGTTCTGGGTAACATTTGTTCACACAGCATTTTTCCTTGTTAAAGCTGCTGTCCATTGCTTATTCACATGTCAATAAACACAGGAGACTTTTGGTATACAAACAGTTAAAATATTGCTCAAATCACACTTATATACCATGAAATTTACCCacatttaaaaggatagtaaacccaaatattttctttcatgactccgatagagcgtgtaattttaagcaactttctaatttgtaatattcattttttcttcattctcttgctatctttattgaaaagtaagaaggtaagcttaggagacggaccatccagggtgctgaatcaaaaatgggccagctccttagcttagattcctgctttttcaaatacagatagcgagagaatgaagaaaaattgatattaagagtaaattagaaagttgcttaaaactgctgctttatctgaatcatgagcttaaatttgtatccctttaatgtgataatcacaatatttatttataattgtaaGTATTTTGATAAACATGAAGGTCTCCATTTAGCAAAATCAACCAGAAGAGCAGTGAATGAATGATGCGTAACTATGTGTAGGTGATGTAAAAATGTTGGTTAGCTCATTCCAGTGATGATGCAGAATTCTTAATTAAAGGACAGGTGTGTAGAAATGTAGAGCCGCAAGCAGTTTCAGAATTCCTCAGATGGCTTGTCTATCTGTCTTTAACTGCTCTACGCTACTGACATCATTGTACAGCATCAACACTGACTTCTTGTTGAAACAAAATCTCTGCACTTTCTCCCTGTCTGTGGGACTTTAAGTCTACACCTGAGGAGCAACAGTGGGGCTGTGAGTCTACACCTGGGGAGGAACTGTGGAGCTTTGAGTCTACAAGTGGGGAGGAACTATAGGGCTTTTAGTCTACACCTGGAGAGAAACTCTGTGGCTGTGAGTCTACACCTGGGGAGGAACTGTGGAGCTTTGAGTCTACAAGTGGGGAGGAACTATAGGACTTTGAGTCTACACCTGGGGAGAAACTCTGGGGATTTGAGTCTACACCTGGGGAGGAACTGTAGGGCTTTGAGTCTACACCTGGGGAAGAACTGTGGGGCTTTGAGTCTACACCTGGGGAAGAACTGTGGGGCTTTGTGTCTACACCTGGGAAGGAACTGTGAGGCTTTGAGTTTACACCTGGGAAGGAACTCTGGGGCTTTGAGTCTGCACCTGGGGAGGAACTGTGGAGCTTTGAGTCTACAACTGGGAAGGAACTGTGAGGCTTTGAGTCTATATCTGGAGAGGAACTGTCGGGCTTTGAGTCTATATCTGGGGAGGAACTGTGAAGCTTTGAGTCTATATCTGGGGAGTAACTGTGGGGCTTTGAGTCTATATCTGGGGAGGAGCTGTGGGGCTTTGAGTCTACAACTCGGGAGGAACTGTAGGGCTTTGAGTCTACACCTGGGGAAGAACTGTGGGGCTTTGAGTCTACACCTGGGGAAGAACTGTGGGGCTTTGCGTCTACACCTGGGAAGGAACTGTGAGGCTTTAAGTCTACACCTGGGGAGAAACTCTGAGGCTTTGAGTCTGCACCTGGGGAGAAACTGTGGATCTTTGAGTCTACAACTGGGGAGGAACTGTAGGGCTTTGAGTCTACACCTGGGGAGAAACTCTGTGGCTTTGAGTCTACACCTGGGGAGGAACTGTAGGGCTTTGAGTCTACACCTGGGGAAGAACTGTGGGGCTTTGAGTCTACACCTGGGGAAGAACTGTGGAGCTTTGAGTCTACACCTGGGGAGGAACTGTGAGGCTTTGAGTCTACAACTGGGGAGAAACTGTCGGGCTTTGAGTTTATATCTGGGGAGGAACTGTGGGGCTTTGAGTCTATATCTGGGGAGGAGCTGTGGGGCTTTGAGTCTACAACTCAGGAGGAACTGTAGGGCTTTAAGTCTACACCTGGGGAGAAACTCTGTGGCTTTGAGTCTACATCTGGGGAGGAACTGTTGGGCTTTGAGTCTACACCTGGGGAGGAACTGTAGGGCTTTGAGTCTACACCTGGGGAGGAACTGTAGGGTTTTGAGTCTACATCTAAACAGGAACTGTAGGGCTTGGCTTTGAGTTTACACCTGGGGGGGGGGGACTGTAGGGCTTTGAGTCTACACCTGGGGAGGAACTGTGTCATTTTGAGTTTATATCTGGGGAGGAACTGTGGAGCTTTGCGTCTACACCTGGGGAAGAACTGTTGGGCTTTGAGTCTACACATGGGGAGAAACTGTAGGGCTTTGAGTCTACACCAGGGGAGGAACTGTAGGGCTTTGAGTCTACACCTGGGGAAGAATTGTGGGATTTTGAGTTTACACTTCAGGAGGAACTGTAGGGCTTTGAGTCTACACCTGGGGAGGAACTGTGAGGCTTTGAGTCTATATCTAGGGAGAAACTGTCAGGCTTTGAGTTTATATCTGGGGAGGAACTGTGGGGCTTTGAGTCTATATCTGGGGAGGAACTGTGGGGCTTTGAGTCTACAACTCAGGAGGAACTGTAGGACTTTAAGTCTACACCTGGGGAGAAACTCTGTGGCTTTGAGTCTACACCTGGGGAGGAACTGTTGGGCTTTGAGTCTACACCTGGGGAGGAACTCTAGGGCTTTGAGTCTACACCTGGGGAGGAACTGTAGGGCTTTTAGTCTACATCTAAACAGGAACTGTAGGGCTTGGCTTTGAGTctacactggggggggggggactgtagGGCTTTGAGTCTACACATGGGGAGGAACTGTGGCATTTTGAGTTTATATCTGGGGAGGAACTGTGGAGCTTTGCGTCTACACCTGGGGAAGAACTGTTGGGCTTTGAGTCTACACATGGGGAGAAACTGTAGGGCTTTGAGTCCACACCAGGGGAGGAACTGTAGGGCTTTGAGTCTACACCTGGGGAAGAATTGTGGGATTTTGAGTCTACACTTCAGGAGGAACTGTAGGGCTTTGAATCTACACCTGGGGAAGAACTGTGGGGCTTTGAGTCTACACCTATTTGTTGCCTATCTATATGGGTTCTCTcattctttaaccctttaaggacacagctttcagtttgctcaattgttttatgacggaataattccgtcaaatgtccttaagaggttaatctaAGTGCAGCTACTTTTAGCTTGAGTGTAAATAATACAGGGTTTCCATATGGCAATGAATTGGTCTTTAGTTGCTGTTAGGTCTGCCGCTAAGCTAGACATCTTATAGATTTGATCTATTTTCCAGTTCCACCATGTGTGCAAATATGTACCTTCTTCCTTACATCCTCTAAAGCAAAGTGTATTGTTCTTTCCCCCCATCTTATTTAATCTGGCGGGGTATAGATACCATCTAAATGCAGACTTTATGTAGTTTTCTTGTAGTTGGGAGCTGATGGTGAATGAGGTCCCTTTACGTAGGGTATCCACCCATGTCTGAGCTGGCCATTCCCTACCTAGTTAATTTTCTCATTTACACATGAGGACTGTTTTAGTCATGGAATCTGATTTGTTGAATATGGGGTATAGTCTAGCTATTGACCCCTTTGGTCTGTGTTTGGATAAGCAAAGAATGTCAAAAGGTGTGCAGCTATGTGTAGGAATCATTCATAAGACCTCTACTACCCTTGATCTCAGTTGGAAATAATGAAACCAGGTGTTAGTGTCAGTTGGGTCTAAGTCATTGTATTGCTGTATTGTGAGGAGCTTGTCATTGATAAAAGCATCTGCTATTCTGTATAGGCTTCTATTTCTCCACTTGCTTTGTACTATTTGGTACTATTTGGAATTTAAGTTTATCAGTGGAGTGGCAGGTGATTTGGTGTTTAGTAATGGAAAAAGTTTGATGGTTCTGTCCCATATAAACAAAGTGTGTGCTATGGCTATATAGCTTTCCCCCCTCTGTGGTCTATTTATCTTGGCTGTCCATAGAAGTTTGGCTATGTCGTCTGTTCCCACCATGTCGGCTTCTAATTGTCTCCATTGAATATCATCTGACCTATTATGTCACAGGGCAGTTTGTGCCATTCTGGCAGCATACTAGTAAGAAATAAGGTGTGGAAGGCCTAGCCCTCCTCCTGAACTATGCCTAGTTAATGTTTGTCTGTTGATCCTTGCTCTCTTGCCATTCCAGATAAAGGCCTGAATATATTTCTGTTTGGCTTGTAGGTCAATAAGTGGTACTGAAATGGGCAGTGATCTGAATAGATATAACAGTCTCGGTAGAGTCGTCATTTTAGTAGCTACCATTCGTCCAATTAGGGAGATTTTGTATTTGGACCATTTAGCCATAAGTTGTCATATGGGTCAGTAAGGGTTTGTAGTTATATCGATATAAATTGTGAGTTTTGTATTTGGACCATTTAgccataagtatatatatattcctgagataattattcctagatatttgacaTGTTTATTTGCCCATTTAAAGGAGAAATTAATCTCAAGTATTTTTTTGGTGGTATTTGGTATATGAACGCCTATTGCCTTGCACTTGTcatcatttattttatagcctgatagGGTGCTAAATCGCTGCAGCAAAGAATACAGCGGGGGTAGTGTCAaaatgacatcatccgcaaataaggcCATTTTGTATTGTCTAGATTCTATGTGTATTCCCGTTATGTCTATACAATCTCTTATTTTGATCGCCAGAGATTCGATACACAGCGCAAAAAGTAAtggtgagagtgtgagagtgggcactcttgtctggttccattatggattgtaaaagtcCTAGATTGGTAACCTGCTAATCTTATGAAAGTGGCAGGGGTGGAGTACAGAGATGAGATTGCAGAATGAAACTCGCCCTTTATTCCAATCTTCGTAAGTAAAGCATGCATATAGTTCCAATttactctgtcgaatgccttctctgcatccaatgaccggagcagagaaggcactctgtTGACCGAAGCATAATTCACCAGGTCTATGACCTTCcagatattatctggggcttcccgtgCTTTGATGAATCCGACCTGGTCAGTATGGATTAATCTTGTTAGTGGGTCATTCAGTCTGTTAGCTAGGATTTTTGTGAAGAGTTTAATGTCATGGTTTATTAGGGAGATAGGTCTGTAGTTCTTACAGCATTGTTTGTTCTTACCCGGCTTGGGGATCACTGAAATTCTAGCTAGGAGCATTTTGCTGGGGATTTCGCTGCCCTGGATTATAGCATTAAATATGCAAACTAGTTGTGGTGCTAAGATGTTTTAAAGCGTTTTGTAGAATATGCCTGTGTatccgtcagggcccggggctttattggtTTTTGAGTCCTTTATAGCTGTCAGGACCTCTGAGAGGGTTATGGGAGAATTCAGAGTGTTCCCATTGTCTTCAGTGAGGGAGGCTAATTTGCTGTCATCTAGAAAGTTATCTAGGGCTTCTCTTGCTATTGATTCCTTAGACGATGCAGGTAAATTATATAGGGTCTGATAGAAATCTGCAAATGTGTTTGATATCTCAATAGGATCATTTGACGTATGTCCTGTGGCAGTTTGTATTTGGGGAACTGAGGTAGCTCTGGTTATTGCTTTCAGTTTGTTGGCTAACATTCTGTCCAGTTTATTAGAGTGTATAAAGTAGTGTGTATCTAAGAGTTTAATGGATCTAGTGGCTTCATTTGTGAGTAAGTCGTCAAGTTCCTTACTTTTCCGTGTTAAGAGTTGTGACTTTTTCTTCTGTAAAGAAGCTAACTCCTCTGCCTTTAGTTGCCTAATTTCTGTCTTGAGGGTTTCTATTCTCGCCCTATAGGTTCTGGTTTGCTTTGCCGATTCGCTTATTAGGTTTCCTCTTATGAATGCCTTTAGAGCACCCCAGGTGTATAATGGTTTATCTGTAGTGTCCTGGTTTGTCgctataaaatgtttaatgtcaTTTTGGAGTTTTTTTAAGACAATTGGATCCCCCAGTAGCCTAGGATTAAGCACCCATGAACGGGTTCTATTATGTGTTATAATACCGTGAAGTTGAGCCTCGACTATGGCATGGTCGGACCAAGGGCATGGATGAATGTATGCTTGCGTTAGTGAAGGGATCAGTGTTTGGTTTagtagaatataatcaattctcgaGTGTGAGTTGTGGGCTGCTGAATAATACTTGTagtctctgtttttttttattcttggacCTCCAAGCATCTATTAGGTTATGGTCGAGTACAAAGTCGCCTAATAATCTGTGGTTATGTTCTGATCTCTGGGTTCCAGGTGTAATTTGTTTAGATCTATCAAGTTGATTACTAAGGGTCAAACTGAAGTCACCTCCAATTATCAGGCGATGCTTCTTCCATAAAGTGAGCTGTTTACTGATTTTAGAGATGAAAGGTGCCTGATTCTCATTTGGTGCATAAATGTTAAAGATGATAATGGGGATGTTGCGAACTAAACCCTTAACTATAAGGTATTGTCCTCCTTTATCTGTGATTATTTCTTCTTCCCTGAAGTTAAGGGATGTGTGAAGTAATATAGAAACTACTCTGTGTTTTTTAGTGCTTACAGCATGATATTGCTGAGGGAATGTTTTGTCCCAATACTTGGGTGTATTTGTTTTAGTGAAGTGCACTTCTTGTAATAGTACAATATGCGCTTTAAGGGATTTATATTCGGTGATCGCTTTCTTTCTTTTGACATTAGAATGTAAGCCCCTCACATTATGTGATATGATTTTAATGGGTTCCATGTATGGTGGGTGTATTAATACCTATGGGATCTATAGTTTCAGTGGTGGGTTGTTTAAGCATCCGCAGCTGGGTAGCCTGGTGGAaaagatatgtttttctaaagattTGTGGGGAACACATGTTTTCCACTTCTGCGAAAGGGTGGGAGCAGTAGTATGCCATTCTTCATTAAATATTAATTAGTAAATAAAGACATATCGAAGTGTATCTAATACACCTAGGTAGTGTAACTTGAAATTATTCAGTGAACAGAGTTGTCAACCTTCAATCTGAGTTTCTCTCAACTATAGTAACAAAGTGTGAAATAACAAAAGGTAAAGATACTTAAGTCAAGTTGGCGAACTCTCATCTTCGTGAGCCAGCTCGGCCCCCCTGGTGTTTTAGGGTATTTAGTGTCCTTTCTTGACTTTTTTTGTCTGGTCACAGGTGTCCATTCTCtttgaaatatttttctttgtGGTTAGAGTAGGGGCAACTGTTCTTGCTGGTCTGAAGTAAGATGTAGTTTCTTCATTAATCTTTGTCCTTCCTCAGGTGTTGTGCAGGGGTATGTGACATTCTGATGTGTGAAGATTAGACAGaaaggaaagttccatctatattttAACTGGAATCTGTTGTCCTTCAAATGAAAGAGTAGATGATAGTATTGCTGCTTTGATGAGTTGTTCTTTGATATGATAATAGTGGTGTTTCACTATGATATCTCTGGCCATAGAGGGCTGTGGTGGCCTTgaaagggccctgtgtgctctgtccatcaggAACATAGTATCGTCGACATCTGGGAGAAGTTGATGAAACAGTTTCATTAGGGTTTCAGGAAGGTTGGTGTAGTTTTCTGCTAAGTTTCTTATGCGGATATTGGATCAGCTGGACTGATTTTCAAGGTCCTCAACTTGGTCTTCCAATCTCTGTATCTGAATTTCTTGGTCTCTTAGTATATTGTGTATATTAGGTATTTCTTCTACTACATCATCTAGCTTCTCCTCTAGTTTAGTAGCGCATCTGCCGATGTCGATTATGTCTTGTCTAAGGTCTTTTAGTGCCGTCTTAAGCTCCTCTTGAAACAGTGCTTTAATGTGAATCATCAGGTCTTTATTTGGTGTGGATAGTTGTGGGGTCTCCATTTGCTCGTCTGTTGTCGAAGGTAAGTTATGTATTGTAGGGGTCATGGAGGCCTCAATTGTTTTCTGTCTTGATTGGGACCGTAAGAGACAGTCTTTGACTGTTTGAGACTTATTCTTCATGATGAAGGTAATGAAGAAATGCTTATGTTGATAGAGTGAGATCctagtattattattttatgtcataTAGATGATATGCTTCTACTTATTGTAGGTTCCTGTGTTGATATGTAGTCTAATTGCTGCGGCCCATCCGCTTAGTATGTCATCTCATGGCATTTATTGCTGCATAGCGTTGAAGAGAGTTGTTAGCTCCTGCCAGATCAGGCTTTCTTTATGGCCTAGATTGTGGTTTACAGCTATAGATTATAGGTCCCTTAAAATTACTTCCCCGAACTTCTCCTTGTCAGCGTCACATAGAGTTTAGCTGACCGGGTCAAGGAAGCTATGTCTGTTAGTAAGGGACAGGTGGAGGGAGTTTGCTGTATTGTGTAGGAtggcactatatatatttatagcagttagtTTGGCTGCATGTAGTGGCTTATATGCTGTGgggaggtaagtaaaatggcagcttCCCGCTTCTTGAAATGTTGAGATTGTTAAGTCTGTGCGGTAGATTAGGGGTCTATTAATGCTCTGATTCTTGGGCTATCCGTTCCGGGGTAAAAGTGTCCCCTAAGGATGATTAAAGTAATTCCTGTCAGTAACAGCTATAGTTGCATTAGGAGCCCAATATATTAAATCTTGAACATAAAGCACAAACGGCTTACAATGAGAATAaaaaaagtttatgcttacctgataaactaatttctttctTGTTGGTGAGAGTCTACGAGCCAACACttgtgggattcaactcctggccaccagtaggaggcaaaaacATACCAAGAGTTTTAATCCTTACCCACTTCCCTGTATATCTGTCTATTGTATAGCCAAGAAAATGGAGATTAACAGAAAAGCAGGAAAAGACAAGAAGGGTAAATGAGGTGCAGGCTAGAACTGTTGCCAACAAGAAACAAGGGccagacttgtggactctcaccaccatgaaagaaatgattttatcaggtaagcataaaaaatgcttcttttaaaaaaggtggtgagagtctatgagcctgtgggatctaatacccaaacAGCAACAACAGGAAAAGCAGGCACATCATAGACCAGACACTGAGGCCtggagaactttcctgccaaacacAGCCTCAAAGAAGACAACAACATCAAAATGATAACAATTGGTAAATATgtgagaagaccaagttgcagccttgcccgCATGAAAAATTATATAAGGAGCCTCACAAGACAGCACAGAGAGTTTGGAAAGTCTTAGAGCAGAGGAAATTGCTAAAAGAAACAAGactttaaacaacaacaataaaagcTGAGTAGCCAATCCATGCATCGGTTCAATGGTATAAACTTGTAACacccttaaaaccaaattgagattcCAAGGAAGATATATCGGCTTAACCACTTGATGAATTCTtactagagcctgaacaaaggcctgGATATCAGGAAACTGAGAAATATAAGGAAGTGGGAGGGGTTAAAAGCCCTTGTTTGGtatgttttgcctcctcctagagcaggggtgtccaaactttgctctccagaggttttagaactacatttccgatgatgctcagccagcattttatctagctgagcatcatgggaaatgtagttccaaaacctctggagagcaaagtttggacacccctgtcctAGAGGTTGGAGTTGAATCCCACAGGtattagcttgtggactctcaacacctttacaaaagaaaacaattattaCAAGCACTCTATGTAGGAAAGATGTTTGCAAAACGGTTCTAATGCCGATTTTGTTACGGTCAAGTAGTCTCAGTGAATAGAATGAAATGTGTCTCCAGAGGTCGGCTTTTTGGAGCTCCAAAGGCCTGATGAGGGGTTTACCCACAATGAAAAATTCAGAGACTCTATTGATTATAATAGAGCGTGTCCATTGACGAGCGATGGTAGAAATCATTATGAATTCTCATTTCTGAATTCATTAGGTATTTTTTCTGTGCGACATTAGTTTCGccaatgtgtttttaataaataattttttaagccTTCACTGGTAGTCAGAGAGTTAAGAAACAGTGATTTCAGCACAGACTCAGTAATGTCCTCAATGTGccaaaattaacttacaatctaaaaaaaacaaaaaaacacaactcaTTGGTTAAGTAAAAAGAAAAGTTATTTCCTGAGGAATTCTCTCTCAACATGGGTGCAAAAATGAAGAACCCCTGGTGTATTTAATTAAGACTGTAATTTCTTTTTGTATTCTACTGACATTTTATATAGAGCACAACCTTTCGCCTGTGATTTATTATGTCGTCTGAGATACAAGACAATTATTGCCTCATTATAGACAGTTGGGGGCATTTAATTCAGTGCATCAAGATCACTGATACCATAAATAGACTATTTTATCTGTAAAATGTTACATTATCTTGAAAAAACacaagggttttttttgttttgttttttgaatcatTTTTGCTTTCAAATGCACTATCATTTATTTTCCATGGTTGAAAGGAAATGAATACCCCCTGCAGTACATACAAGTCAATATCACTGTAGAATGGCTTACTCAGAATATATCATGCTTAACAGACTCACAATACTGGTCTAGAAAGCCCCCACTGCTTTCAAACTACACGTCTGATTGTTCCACCGTGCTGGCAGAAGCAAACAATAACTGATGTATAGACAGCACAATTTTTAGTTATGGCACAATCGGATTGTGGAATAAAAGCAAAGGGAAACTTCAGCATTATGTTCTTCAACTGTAAATGTTCACAattttt
It contains:
- the LOC128641737 gene encoding uncharacterized protein LOC128641737 produces the protein MAYYCSHPFAEVENMCSPQIFRKTYLFHQATQLRMLKQPTTETIDPIDSKPHSSSPDIDSKPHSSSPDINSKPDSFSPVVDSKPHSSSPGVDSKLHSSSPGVDSKPHSSSPGVDSKPYSSSPGVDSKPQSFSPGVDSKPYSSSPVVDSKIHSFSPGADSKPQSFSPGVDLKPHSSFPGVDAKPHSSSPGVDSKPHSSSPGVDSKPYSSSRVVDSKPHSSSPDIDSKPHSYSPDIDSKLHSSSPDIDSKPDSSSPDIDSKPHSSFPVVDSKLHSSSPGADSKPQSSFPGVNSKPHSSFPGVDTKPHSSSPGVDSKPHSSSPGVDSKPYSSSPGVDSNPQSFSPGVDSKSYSSSPLVDSKLHSSSPGVDSQPQSFSPGVD